A region of the Conyzicola lurida genome:
CGTCGAGAACCGCGCGCTCGACGCCTCCACCTACCTCGACCGGCCGGGCGGACTGCTCGCCCTCGTGAGCCCCCTCAACCTCGCGATCGCCCTCGCCGTGATCGCCCTCCTCGGACTGGCGCTGCGGCGGGTGCGCGCGACGGTGCGCGGCGTGGCCATCGTGGTCGTCAGTACCGTGCTGTCGCAACTGCTCAAGAACGGTCTGCTCGCCCGCCCCGACTACCTCGGCGATGTCTCGGCGAACACCCTGCCGAGCGGGCACACCGTGGCCTACGCCTCGATCGTCTGCGCCCTGCTGGTCGTGCTGCCGACCCGGCCGCGCACGGTCGCCGCACTCGTCTCCTCGATCGTGCTGGGCGTCGTCGTCGTGCAATTGCTCGAGTTCGGCTGGCACCGGGCGAGCGATGTGATCGCGGGGTTGCTGCTCGTGGTCGCGGTGATGGCACTCGCCCAGCTGCTCCTGCCCGATCGCGGCCCCGTCCCCGTGCGGTCGAGCACCGGAACCCGCGCCCTCCTCGTTCTCGGCGCCGTGATCGGGGTGGTTCTCGTCGTGGCGAGCGTCGCCTTCGCGGCCACGCTCGCGCTCGACCGGTCGCTCGCGACCACGCACACCCTGCTGCTCGCCAGCCAGGTCATGTGCCTCGCCGCCGTCTCGCTCGCCGTGATGACGGTGCTCTGGGTGCAGCGCGGTGTCGTCGCCGCGGCTCCCCGCGGCCGCGCTCTTGCCACGACGCCCGTCTAGGAGCATCATCGAGGGCACGTAAGCCCCCGACGGGACATCCTCACAGGCAGAGCGGGAGGGACCATGAGTTCCATGCAGACCACCGTCGCCCCGACGACCGAGCTGAAGCGGGCCATCGGTCCGAAACTGCTCCTGCTCTTCATCGTCGGCGACATCCTCGGCACGGGCATCTACGCCCTCACCGGCCAGGTCGCGGCGGAGGTGGGCGGCGCCGCCTGGCTGCCGTTCCTCGTCGCGTTCGCGGTCGCGACGGTGACCGCGTTCTCCTACCTCGAGCTGGTCACCAAGTACCCGCAGGCCGCCGGCGCCGCCCTCTACGTGCACAAGGCCTTCGGCATCCAGTTCTTCAGCTTCATCGTCTGCTTCGTGGTGATGTCCTCGGGGCTGACGTCGGCGTCGGCGGCGTCCCGGGCCTTCGCCGTCAACCTCGTCGCCGGATTCGGGCTCGACGTCGGTGTCGGTGCCGTGCTGGCGATCGCGGTCGGGTTCATCCTGCTGGTGATGCTCGTGAACTTCCGCGGGGTCACCGAGAGCGTCATGCTCAACGTCGTGCTCACCCTGGTCGAACTCTCCGGCCTCCTGCTCGTCATCCTCATCGGGTTCTGGGCGATCGCCGGCGGCGACGCGGACTTCTCCCGGGTCGTCGCGTTCGAGACACCGGAGGACAAGGGCGTCCTCGTCGCGGTCAGCACCGCCACGTCGCTCGCGTTCTTCGCGATGGTCGGGTTCGAGGACTCGGTCAACATGGCGGAGGAGACCAAGGACCCGAGCCGCATCTTCCCGCGGATCATGCTCACCGGCCTCGGCATCACCGCCGTCATCTACGTGCTCGTCTCCATCTGCGCCGTGGCGATCGTGCCGATCGGCGAACTCGCCGGCAACGAGACCCCGCTCGTGACGGTCGTGCAGACGGCAGCCCCCGACTTCCCGATCTCCGACCTGATCCCGTTCATCTCGATGTTCGCCGTCGCCAACAGCGCGCTCATCAACATGATGATGGCCAGCCGCCTGCTCTACGGCATGAGCAAGCGCGGAGTCCTCCCGTCGTTCCTCAGCCGCGTCCACCCCGGCCGCCGCACCCCGTGGGCGGCGATCCTGCTCACCACGGCCATCGCCGTCGGCCTGATCAGCTACGTGTCGCTCGACACGGAAGGGTCGGTCGTGGCCCTGCTCGGCGGCACGACGTCGCTCCTGCTGCTGGCCGTGTTCACCGTCGTCAACGGCACCGTCCTCGTGCTACGGCGCGACATGGTCGAGCACGAGCACTTCCACGCCGGACGTGTGCTCCCCGTGATCGGGGCCCTCTCCTGCGCCTACCTCGTGCTGCCGTGGTCGTCGGGGCGCCCGGTCGAGCAGTACGAGATCGCGGGCGTCCTGCTGGCGATCGGCGTCCTGCTGTGGGGGATCACCTGGCTGGCCCGCCGTCTGGTCGGGTCGAATACCACGGTGAAGGATGACGCCACCGGCCTCACCGGAGAGGACTAGTTCCCGCCGCTCAGCGCACGGTCGCGCTCGATCTCCGTCGCCTGCCGCCGCAGCGTCGCCGCGCGGTGCTCCGCCGCCACGGCCAGCTGCGAACTGCAGCGCCGCGCGTAATCGGCCTTGAGCGTCGTCCACCGGACCTCCGTCACGGTGTGGCCGTGTCGCCCGTGGGCGGTCCGCTCGATCATGGTGTTCTCTTTTCTCCCGGTGTCCTCCGAGGTTAGGCCGCGAGCGATGCTCAGAGACAGGGCACAAGGTCCCGGAGGAGGATGATGGAGGAATGTCCCGTGCCACCCCCACCACCGCCTTCCGCACCGCCCGCGACCGACTGCTCGAGCTACGGCTCGACCACGAGGCGGCGGCGGCCGAGTTCGCCTGGCCCGACGTCGGTCCCGCGTTCAACTGGTCGGTCGACTGGTTCGACCGGATCGCCGAGGGCAACCAGAAGACCGCTCTGTGGATCGTCGAGGAGGACGGCAGCGAGCAGAAGGTCACCTTCGACGCGATGCGCCGCCGCTCCGACCAGGTCGCCGCGTGGCTGCAGCGCCTCGGTGTCGGCGCGGGCGACCACGTCATGCTGATGCTCGGCAACCAGGTCGAGCTGTGGGAATCGATGCTCGCCATCATGAAGTCCGGCGCCGTCATCCTGCCGACCTCGACCGTGCTCACCTCCGCCGATCTCTCCGACCGTATCGAGCGCGCCGGCGTCACCCACGTCATCGCCAACGTCGAGGACGCGCCGAAGTTCGACGCGCTCGGCGACGGCTTCACGCGCATCCTGATCGGCGACAGCCTGCCCGGTTGGGTGCCGTACACCGACTCGGCCGCCGAGACCGCGGCGCCCACGCCCGTCGCCGTCCTGACGGGCGACCCGTCGCTCATCTACTTCACCTCGGGCACCACCAGCAAACCGAAGATGGTCGTCCACACGCAGTCGTCGTACCCGGTGGGCCACCTCTCGACGATGTACTGGCTCGGCCTGCAGCCCGGCGACGTGCATCTCGCCATCAGCTCGCCCGGCTGGGGCAAGCACGCGTGGAGCTGCTTCTTCGCCCCGTGGAACGCCGAGGCGACGGTCTTCGTCTACAACTACAGCAGGTTCGACCCCGCCGCCCTGCGGGTCCAGCTCGAGCGGGCAGAGGTCACTACCTTCTGCGCCCCGCCCACCGTCTGGCGCATGCTGATCCAGTCGCAGCTCGGCGCGAAGCCGTCCCACCTGCGCGAGGCGCTCTCCGCGGGCGAGCCGCTCAACCCCGAGGTGATCAGCCAGGTGCAGCGCGCGTGGGGACTCGTGATCCGCGACGACTACGGCCAGACCGAGACCACCGCGATCATCGCGAACGCCCCCGGCTCCGCGCTCAAGGCCGGCTCGATGGGCATCCCGCTGCCCGGCGTGAAGGTCGTGCTGGTCGACCCGCTCACGGGAGAGCTCTCCGACGAGGGCGAGATCTGCCTCGATCTCTCCTCGCCGGCGGTCAACCTGATGGCCGGTTACCACGGCGATCCCGAGCGCAGCGCCGACGTGGTCCGCGACGGGTATTTCCACACCGGCGACGTCGCCGTGCGCGACGAGAACGGCTACATCACGTTCGTCGGCCGCACCGACGACATCTTCAAATCGAGCGACTACAAGGTCTCCCCGTTCGAGGTGGAGAGCGCGCTGATCGAACACGCGGCCGTCGCCGAGGCCGCGGTGGTACCGGCGCCCGACGACACGCGCCTCAACATCACCAAGGCGTACATCGTGCTCGCCGCCGGGTGGGAGCCGTCCGAGGCGACCGCGCTCGAGATCCTGCACCACGCCCGCGTCAGCCTGCCGCCGTACTTCCGGGTGCGCCGCATCGAGTTCTTCGAGCTGCCGAAGACCAACTCGGGCAAGATCCGCCGCGTCGAGCTGCGCGAGCGCGAGAACGAAGCGGCGGCCGCCGGGCTGCGCCTTCCCGACGAGTGGCGCGACGACCAGTTCCCGCAGTTGAAGGGCCGCTCGTGAGGGCGGTGCGCCGCACGGCCGACGGCGCGTTCGTCGAGGAGCTCGAGGTGCCGCCCCTCGCCCGTCACCTCGAACTCGAGCCGCACCCCGAGGGCGGCTGGTACCGACGCACCTGGGCCTCGGCCGACACGGTCGCGACACCCGCGGGCGACCGTCCGGCCGGCACGCTCATCGTCTTCCTGCTCCCCGCGGGCGAGGCCTCGGCCTGGCACCGTGTCGCGTCGACCGAGATCTGGATCGGCGGCGGCCTCGGCCCCGTCGTCCTCGAGACCGGCGGGTCCGGCGAAACACCGGCGACGGATGCCACGGTGCGGCTCGGCGCGGACGCCGCCGCAGGCGAGACCCCGCAGTTCGAGATCGCCCCGAACGTCTGGCAGCGGACACTGCCGGCCGACCACGACTCCCTCGTGAGCTGTCTCGTGTCGCCCGGGTTCGACTTCGCCGACTTCACGCTCGCGATCTAGTACGCCCGCGGCAACCCGCGCGCCTAGTCCGTCCGGGGGTGCGCAGCCAGGTACGCGTGCACCGAGCTCACCACCACCGACCCCTCGCCGACCGCCGATGCGACGCGCTTCACCGAGCCGCGTCGCACGTCGCCCACCGCGAAAAAGCCGGGCAGCGACGACTCGAGCGGCGCGGGAGGCTGCTCGTGCGGCCACGCCCGCCGGCCACCCTCGGTCAGCACGTCGGCGCCGGTGATGACGTAGCCCCAGCGGTCGCGCAGAACCTCCGGCGGCACCCAGTCGGTGTGCGGGGCGGCGCCGATCGTGATGAACAGCGCGTCGCAGCGCACGGTCGACCGGCGTCCGGACACGCGGTCGGCGAGCACCACGTGGTCGAGCCGCCCGTCGGTGCCGCCGCCGCCCGCCACCTTCGCTTCCGTCAGGATCGCGACATCCGCCGCCGCCAGCTCGTCGATCAGGTACTGGGACATGCTGTCGGCCAGATCCGCGCCGCGCACCACGAGCGACACCGACGCGGCGTAGCGGGCGAGGTGCAGCGCCGCCTGTCCCGCCGAGTTGCCGCCGCCCACGACGAGCACGACCCGGCCGGTCTGCTCCTTGGCCTCGAGCGCCGACGCCCCGTAGAACACCGAGGTACCGACGAACGGGTCGAGCCCGGGGATGGCGAGCCGACGGTAGGAGACCCCGGTGGCGAGGATCACGCTGCGCGCGGTGACCGTCTCGTTCGGCGCGACGGCGAGCACGCTGCGGCCGTCGATCACCGACATCCCGACGACCTCCCGGGTTAGGGCGAACCGCGCCCCGAACACCCAGGCCTGCTGGTAGGCGCGCTCGGCCAACTCGACCCCCGACACCCCGCGGGCGAAGCCGAGGTAGTTGCGGATCAGCGAGCTCGATCCGGCCTGGCCGCCCACCGCCCGCTGCTCGACGACGAGCGTCGACAGGCCCTCCGATGCCGCGTACACGGCCGCCGCGAGACCGGCGGGTCCGGCACCGACGATGGCGAGGTCGACGGGTTCGGCGGGCAGCTCCGTCGACAGACCGTGCGCGCGGGCGAGGTCGGGGTCGCCGCGCACGGCCGTGATGTCGGCGGGGGAGTCGTCGGTGCTGCGCCGCCAGTCGAGCAGCAGGTCGGTCACCGTGCGGTGGAAGTACTCGTCGGCCGGCTGGCGGGGCCGCACCACGTAGTAGTCGATGAGCGTCGACGCCATCAGCCGCAGCACGCCCGCGGCCACGTCGGGGTCCGCCCAGTCGCCCCACTCGATCACGAGGGCGCGGCGGGCGGTGGGGAACAGGCGGCGGGTCGCGGCGAAGAGCGTACCGGTCACGTCGTCGCTCAGTACGAGAGCCGCCGGGTGACCGTCGGCGGCGGTGCGGGAGAGCTGCTCTTCCCCGCCGTCGGCGACCGCGAGCACGCGGTAGTCGGCGCCGAGCCGCTTGGAGAGTTCGTCGGCGGTGAAGGTCAGAGCCGGCGGGTGGGCGAGCGACAGAAGGACGACGGGCAGGGGTGCGGGGTCGGGATTCGTCATGCGACAGGCCTACACGGGCCGGGCAGGTCGGCGCACTCACTAGACAGCACGCGGCGACGCGCGCAGACTGCCAGCCATGGAACGAATGACTGGCTCCATTCGCACACCCGACCAACGACTCCGAGTCTTCATCAGCTCGACGCTGAAAGAGCTCGCGCCCGAACGCAGAGTGGCGCGCGCCGCGGCGGAGCGGCTGCATCTCGCCCCCGTGATGTTCGAACTCGGTGCCCGCCCGCACGCGCCCCGTGACCTCTACCGCGCCTATCTCGCCCAGAGCGACGTCTTCGTCGGCCTCTACGCCGAGCGGTACGGCTGGGTCGCGCCGGGCGAGGAAGTGTCGGGGTTGGAGGACGAGTACAACCTCGCCCCACGGCACCTGCCCAAGCTCATCTACATCAAGGATCCGGTGGACGAGCGCGAGCCACGGCTGGTCGAGCTGCTCGACCGCGTGCGCACCGACGACACCGCCTCGTTCAAGTACTACTCCTCGGTGCGCGAGTTCGGGCAGCTGCTCGAGAACGACCTCGCCACCCTGCTCGCCGAGCGTTTCGACGCCTCCCGGACGGCCGCCGCGCCGCCGTCCGCCGACGAACTGCCGCCCGCGGAGACTCCGCGGCAGAGCTCCGAGATCTCGCTGCCGACACAGCTCACCGAGCTGATCGGCCGCGACGCCGAGGTGCATCGGCTCGACGCTCTGCTGCGCCGCGATTCGGCCCGCTTCATCACCCTCACCGGCCCGGGCGGCATCGGCAAGAGCCGGCTCGCGGTCGCGGCGGCGTCGCGGGCGGCCGACCACTTCCCGGGCGGCGTCGTGTTCGTCGACCTCGCGCCCGTTCACGACCCGGCCCTCGTGGTGAACGCGATCGCGGCGGCCCTCGGCGTGCGCGACCCCGGCGATGCGCCGCTCGTCGAGAAGCTGACGACCGCCATCCGCACCCGCCGCCTGCTGCTGGTGCTCGACAACGTCGAACAGGTGCTCGGCGCCGCTCCGCTGTTCGTCGACCTGCTGCGCGCGGCACCCGGACTCACCCTCCTGCTCACGAGCCGTGCCCTGGTGCGCGTGTCCGCCGAGCAGAGCGTCGAGGTCGGCCCGCTCGCGCTGCCGACGCTGGGGCGGGGTCTCACCGTCGCCGACGTGCTCGCCGCGCCATCCGTCGCCCTCTTCGTCGAACGCGCCCACGCCGTGCGTCCGGACTTCGAGGTGACGCCGGAGAACGTCGAGGCCGTCGCGCGCATCTGCGTGGCGCTCGACGGCGTGCCCCTCGCGCTCGAACTCGCCGCGGCCCGCATCCGGGTGCTGACCCCCGCCGCGATGTTGGAACGGCACGAGCGCGGGCTGCCGTTGCCGGTGTGGGGCATGCGCGACCTGCCCGAGCGCCAGCAGACCCTGCGCAACACGATCGAGTGGAGCACCGGGCTGCTCGGCGAGAGCGAGAAGAACCTGCTGTTCATGCTCGGCGTCTTCGAGGGCGGGTTCTCGCTCGAGGCCGCGGAGGCGGTCGGCGGCGACGACGCCCTCGGCAACCTCGCGGTGCTCGTCGACAACTCGCTCGTGCGCCAGC
Encoded here:
- a CDS encoding phosphatase PAP2 family protein, yielding MRIPGRSERPRTTSVVVLVASTVGFALVYAAGVLTRPGQIVENRALDASTYLDRPGGLLALVSPLNLAIALAVIALLGLALRRVRATVRGVAIVVVSTVLSQLLKNGLLARPDYLGDVSANTLPSGHTVAYASIVCALLVVLPTRPRTVAALVSSIVLGVVVVQLLEFGWHRASDVIAGLLLVVAVMALAQLLLPDRGPVPVRSSTGTRALLVLGAVIGVVLVVASVAFAATLALDRSLATTHTLLLASQVMCLAAVSLAVMTVLWVQRGVVAAAPRGRALATTPV
- a CDS encoding APC family permease yields the protein MSSMQTTVAPTTELKRAIGPKLLLLFIVGDILGTGIYALTGQVAAEVGGAAWLPFLVAFAVATVTAFSYLELVTKYPQAAGAALYVHKAFGIQFFSFIVCFVVMSSGLTSASAASRAFAVNLVAGFGLDVGVGAVLAIAVGFILLVMLVNFRGVTESVMLNVVLTLVELSGLLLVILIGFWAIAGGDADFSRVVAFETPEDKGVLVAVSTATSLAFFAMVGFEDSVNMAEETKDPSRIFPRIMLTGLGITAVIYVLVSICAVAIVPIGELAGNETPLVTVVQTAAPDFPISDLIPFISMFAVANSALINMMMASRLLYGMSKRGVLPSFLSRVHPGRRTPWAAILLTTAIAVGLISYVSLDTEGSVVALLGGTTSLLLLAVFTVVNGTVLVLRRDMVEHEHFHAGRVLPVIGALSCAYLVLPWSSGRPVEQYEIAGVLLAIGVLLWGITWLARRLVGSNTTVKDDATGLTGED
- a CDS encoding AMP-binding protein, coding for MSRATPTTAFRTARDRLLELRLDHEAAAAEFAWPDVGPAFNWSVDWFDRIAEGNQKTALWIVEEDGSEQKVTFDAMRRRSDQVAAWLQRLGVGAGDHVMLMLGNQVELWESMLAIMKSGAVILPTSTVLTSADLSDRIERAGVTHVIANVEDAPKFDALGDGFTRILIGDSLPGWVPYTDSAAETAAPTPVAVLTGDPSLIYFTSGTTSKPKMVVHTQSSYPVGHLSTMYWLGLQPGDVHLAISSPGWGKHAWSCFFAPWNAEATVFVYNYSRFDPAALRVQLERAEVTTFCAPPTVWRMLIQSQLGAKPSHLREALSAGEPLNPEVISQVQRAWGLVIRDDYGQTETTAIIANAPGSALKAGSMGIPLPGVKVVLVDPLTGELSDEGEICLDLSSPAVNLMAGYHGDPERSADVVRDGYFHTGDVAVRDENGYITFVGRTDDIFKSSDYKVSPFEVESALIEHAAVAEAAVVPAPDDTRLNITKAYIVLAAGWEPSEATALEILHHARVSLPPYFRVRRIEFFELPKTNSGKIRRVELRERENEAAAAGLRLPDEWRDDQFPQLKGRS
- a CDS encoding cupin domain-containing protein, with protein sequence MRAVRRTADGAFVEELEVPPLARHLELEPHPEGGWYRRTWASADTVATPAGDRPAGTLIVFLLPAGEASAWHRVASTEIWIGGGLGPVVLETGGSGETPATDATVRLGADAAAGETPQFEIAPNVWQRTLPADHDSLVSCLVSPGFDFADFTLAI
- a CDS encoding FAD-dependent oxidoreductase; translation: MTNPDPAPLPVVLLSLAHPPALTFTADELSKRLGADYRVLAVADGGEEQLSRTAADGHPAALVLSDDVTGTLFAATRRLFPTARRALVIEWGDWADPDVAAGVLRLMASTLIDYYVVRPRQPADEYFHRTVTDLLLDWRRSTDDSPADITAVRGDPDLARAHGLSTELPAEPVDLAIVGAGPAGLAAAVYAASEGLSTLVVEQRAVGGQAGSSSLIRNYLGFARGVSGVELAERAYQQAWVFGARFALTREVVGMSVIDGRSVLAVAPNETVTARSVILATGVSYRRLAIPGLDPFVGTSVFYGASALEAKEQTGRVVLVVGGGNSAGQAALHLARYAASVSLVVRGADLADSMSQYLIDELAAADVAILTEAKVAGGGGTDGRLDHVVLADRVSGRRSTVRCDALFITIGAAPHTDWVPPEVLRDRWGYVITGADVLTEGGRRAWPHEQPPAPLESSLPGFFAVGDVRRGSVKRVASAVGEGSVVVSSVHAYLAAHPRTD
- a CDS encoding DUF4062 domain-containing protein, giving the protein MTGSIRTPDQRLRVFISSTLKELAPERRVARAAAERLHLAPVMFELGARPHAPRDLYRAYLAQSDVFVGLYAERYGWVAPGEEVSGLEDEYNLAPRHLPKLIYIKDPVDEREPRLVELLDRVRTDDTASFKYYSSVREFGQLLENDLATLLAERFDASRTAAAPPSADELPPAETPRQSSEISLPTQLTELIGRDAEVHRLDALLRRDSARFITLTGPGGIGKSRLAVAAASRAADHFPGGVVFVDLAPVHDPALVVNAIAAALGVRDPGDAPLVEKLTTAIRTRRLLLVLDNVEQVLGAAPLFVDLLRAAPGLTLLLTSRALVRVSAEQSVEVGPLALPTLGRGLTVADVLAAPSVALFVERAHAVRPDFEVTPENVEAVARICVALDGVPLALELAAARIRVLTPAAMLERHERGLPLPVWGMRDLPERQQTLRNTIEWSTGLLGESEKNLLFMLGVFEGGFSLEAAEAVGGDDALGNLAVLVDNSLVRQQDLRERSYFTMLASVREYALERLEENGTLAATRERHAAFFIESGRDIEIAIEGHRQRELVQQLREDTPNLRATVRYLLDRREWDRAAEFAWYLYLYWWIGGLLGEVRGWMDVPLSSGDELRDETRAIALYFTRAITFWQDPAVVVVAGLTESAELFEREQNPAGEALARVSLALAMLADDPPDPARADDELETSLTLFRESDDAWGESLVLVSLGRVALLQNQLHRAINRFDEGLAITRRERDSLGETIALHHLGWAKLLGGDLGAARGLFARSVTLAAELGHEEGIAYGLEGLVAVVATEGDVDRAGRLLGAADRLREERGIFNAAAFSFHRGIVERILAGDRAGEFATARVLGRELSAEDAVAEALSDAPPAAVTVSRPSSGALE